One segment of Thermovenabulum gondwanense DNA contains the following:
- a CDS encoding stalk domain-containing protein → MPYLDQRPLVKNGKTYLPLRLIFDILGYQVYWNKDDGNITIYNEQGTMILNTSTVEYKVARNSAEVKCVIKNTSGETIPKNKLVAVKDTVSGQLLTFATEIYRNRGKEIAGSELIPVSQLIHRTV, encoded by the coding sequence ATTCCATACCTAGACCAAAGGCCGCTTGTTAAAAATGGTAAAACATATTTGCCTTTAAGGTTGATTTTTGATATTCTTGGGTATCAGGTCTATTGGAATAAAGATGACGGCAATATAACTATATATAACGAGCAGGGGACGATGATATTAAATACTTCCACAGTCGAATATAAAGTGGCACGCAATTCCGCGGAAGTCAAGTGTGTAATTAAAAACACATCGGGTGAAACTATTCCCAAAAATAAACTGGTTGCCGTGAAGGATACGGTGAGTGGACAGTTACTTACATTTGCGACAGAGATTTATAGAAACAGGGGCAAAGAAATTGCAGGTAGCGAATTGATACCCGTTTCCCAACTAATCCACCGTACTGTTTGA
- a CDS encoding PQQ-binding-like beta-propeller repeat protein: MYKTAKLFLLAIFLFLVTGCEVQQPSILDYIEERDSETLSAEKNNNSYLQWGYPNDLNNMKHRPLDLVDIALSNDRNTVYTNYFEGRLTAIDSKSGKELWNYDLPEGSDIVQIGVHPYNNDIYLMDLPNLQVWVLSYEGKLKNQISFGMGNYAIKMVPSFIFTKKGRCYFGAPDGKVYCVDDNGKVLWATTVVGSKTSGEVHPVSDLAITKDERTIVAAAFIEPTNPVYGIDADSGEIRWQYSHSKYTNINYITVDDENNVLLAANDPKEMKRWNSTNPDEQEPPMEEINSTVGGAVILLDANGKEKKIIEIPRQFGLVHVKGDPKRNRIYATGHTCFDRLSAVWALFAADYEGNILWDTLKYPILLAGYTNSEFLKLQDFYIYLGSYGDIKKIDIDGNLIAEYKILEEGKSVISGVNLEGSASIIAADENEKSLYVFCGEEKHHEEYGSIGRIYKLKLE, from the coding sequence ATGTATAAAACTGCCAAGCTATTTTTATTAGCAATTTTTCTTTTTTTAGTTACGGGTTGCGAAGTACAACAACCTTCGATTTTAGATTACATCGAAGAAAGGGACTCAGAAACGCTTTCGGCAGAGAAAAACAATAACAGCTACTTACAATGGGGGTACCCGAATGATTTAAATAATATGAAACATCGTCCTTTAGATCTAGTTGATATAGCTTTGAGCAATGATAGAAATACCGTTTATACCAATTATTTTGAGGGTAGGCTCACTGCAATAGATTCTAAAAGTGGAAAAGAATTATGGAACTATGATTTGCCTGAAGGCTCCGATATTGTTCAAATAGGGGTCCATCCGTATAATAATGATATTTACTTGATGGATCTTCCAAATTTGCAAGTATGGGTTTTATCCTATGAAGGGAAGCTGAAGAATCAGATTTCCTTTGGTATGGGTAATTATGCGATTAAAATGGTACCCTCATTTATTTTTACAAAAAAAGGACGTTGTTATTTCGGGGCACCCGATGGAAAAGTTTACTGTGTTGATGATAATGGAAAAGTTTTATGGGCAACAACCGTTGTAGGATCTAAAACATCCGGGGAAGTTCATCCGGTAAGCGATCTTGCTATTACAAAAGACGAGAGAACGATAGTAGCCGCAGCTTTTATTGAACCGACTAACCCTGTTTACGGAATTGACGCTGATTCGGGGGAAATAAGGTGGCAATATAGTCATAGCAAATATACAAATATAAATTACATAACAGTGGACGATGAAAATAACGTACTTTTGGCAGCTAATGATCCGAAAGAAATGAAAAGATGGAATTCTACAAATCCCGACGAACAAGAACCACCGATGGAAGAAATAAACTCAACCGTGGGCGGTGCGGTAATACTACTTGATGCGAACGGCAAGGAGAAAAAAATTATTGAAATACCAAGACAGTTTGGATTAGTGCATGTAAAAGGCGACCCTAAAAGGAATCGTATATACGCAACAGGTCATACTTGTTTTGATAGATTATCAGCTGTATGGGCACTTTTTGCAGCTGATTATGAAGGCAACATATTGTGGGACACCTTAAAATATCCAATATTATTGGCGGGTTATACAAATAGCGAGTTTTTAAAATTACAAGATTTTTATATCTATCTTGGAAGCTATGGGGATATAAAAAAGATTGATATTGATGGCAACCTAATTGCTGAATATAAAATCCTTGAAGAAGGAAAATCTGTAATTTCAGGAGTTAATTTAGAAGGTTCTGCGTCGATAATTGCTGCAGACGAAAATGAAAAATCGCTTTACGTATTTTGTGGAGAAGAAAAACACCATGAAGAATACGGGTCAATAGGGAGAATATATAAACTTAAGCTGGAGTAA
- a CDS encoding M56 family metallopeptidase, with product MTEVFTSVLKASLNASLAGIVILLIKRILKNKLSPRWHYLIWFVLIIKLLIPFGPPSQVSFFNTVYSKNYNIDFIQPEFNHNLQPSLISEETPSKSVQLPFDNQYNNDENVNNVSFKKISTIASYIWVTVFILSLLFVIFINVNFNRKLKISGRPVPLTLKKILNNCKEKIKYNGDVDVIIQDIIKVPSVVGFLSPKILITPTFLELGEEKLSYIFLHELSHLKRKDILVNYLLIFLQLFYWFNPLIWYYFKKIRQDMETAADEVVLVLLENNERKEYGRTLISILENFNMPAPSLKLVSMVDDRGDIERRIRMISMAEIFKTKRVVFFITGILCFVLLGIFLLTGPVSKNEVQVGSLVFDIPGDIKINTDTSGLIIEKNTIFKYFSTTRIISYGGLAFEKEKLPIGGIQIISYEPGQPLFLPNHSEVKSQKEIKGLNTKAVLVNLDLSQPAASGDNSVKNENHLYLIFEEEKIAYDIYADSRYADEALLLKIAKSFKPADNAEVIKVIQGFGKRLKDVSKLAPVEILRESINQSYGEFIAPGLLNEWIKDPTKAPGRYVSSPWPDRIEILDIVKENESKFSVFGEIVEITSVPGEEWRTMIKATVEKIEGKWLITGIEAQENKNNAPDDKQIILNALENAKFVRLLAVDAQKEIMLRKEQINELKNAFLMSKAKIDEEYPGGALVSEFPDYQLQLDDVHIYFINKNQFAVSGKTFSVYNTGGEIWEALTKILPVGRIDNKEVISYLFNAQRVEVASSKDKLIEGDYTARKNHFVRILRDGKLKGNGIGTGMRPEMIVKFYIDDDAIDVEIFEDGFKYQNKYYYKPGLLKEIENMLFAG from the coding sequence ATGACAGAAGTTTTTACGTCGGTTTTAAAAGCCTCTTTGAACGCTTCCCTTGCAGGGATTGTGATTTTATTAATAAAAAGGATTCTGAAAAACAAACTTAGTCCCCGCTGGCATTATTTAATCTGGTTTGTACTTATAATAAAGCTACTTATACCTTTCGGGCCCCCTTCACAGGTGAGTTTTTTCAACACAGTATACTCAAAAAACTACAATATTGATTTTATACAGCCGGAATTTAACCACAACCTGCAGCCATCGTTAATCTCAGAGGAGACTCCGTCAAAAAGTGTTCAATTACCATTCGATAATCAATATAATAATGACGAAAATGTAAATAATGTCTCTTTTAAAAAAATAAGTACCATTGCCTCTTACATTTGGGTTACCGTCTTTATTCTATCTTTGTTATTCGTGATATTTATAAACGTGAATTTTAATAGAAAGCTGAAAATTAGCGGCAGACCTGTTCCTTTAACTTTAAAGAAGATATTGAATAATTGTAAAGAGAAAATTAAATACAACGGGGACGTTGATGTAATTATACAGGATATAATTAAAGTGCCTTCCGTTGTAGGCTTTTTGAGCCCTAAAATATTAATTACTCCAACCTTTTTGGAATTGGGAGAGGAAAAACTTTCGTATATTTTTTTACATGAGCTTTCCCATTTAAAGAGAAAGGATATACTGGTAAATTATCTGTTGATTTTTTTACAGCTTTTTTACTGGTTTAACCCTCTTATATGGTATTATTTTAAAAAGATCCGTCAGGACATGGAAACAGCAGCTGATGAGGTAGTACTGGTGTTACTGGAAAACAACGAAAGAAAGGAATACGGAAGAACCCTTATTTCAATTCTTGAAAATTTTAATATGCCCGCACCATCCCTGAAGCTTGTAAGTATGGTGGATGACAGGGGAGATATTGAAAGGAGAATAAGGATGATAAGTATGGCCGAAATATTTAAAACTAAAAGAGTAGTATTTTTTATTACCGGAATTTTATGTTTTGTATTGCTTGGCATATTCTTACTTACGGGGCCTGTATCTAAAAATGAGGTGCAGGTCGGAAGCTTAGTATTCGATATTCCCGGTGATATAAAAATAAATACCGATACTTCGGGGTTAATAATAGAAAAGAACACAATTTTTAAATACTTCTCAACAACAAGGATAATATCTTACGGCGGACTTGCATTTGAAAAAGAAAAACTTCCCATAGGAGGAATTCAAATTATTTCCTACGAACCCGGTCAGCCCCTCTTTTTACCCAATCATTCTGAGGTAAAAAGCCAAAAGGAAATAAAGGGACTAAATACGAAGGCAGTATTGGTAAATCTTGATTTAAGCCAGCCCGCGGCATCGGGGGATAATTCGGTGAAAAATGAAAACCATTTGTACCTGATTTTTGAGGAAGAAAAAATCGCCTACGATATTTACGCCGACTCAAGATACGCAGATGAAGCCTTGCTTTTAAAAATCGCGAAAAGTTTTAAGCCTGCCGATAATGCAGAAGTTATAAAGGTTATTCAGGGATTCGGCAAAAGGTTGAAGGACGTAAGTAAACTCGCACCTGTGGAAATATTACGAGAATCTATTAATCAAAGCTACGGAGAATTTATTGCACCGGGCCTTTTAAACGAATGGATAAAGGACCCGACGAAGGCACCGGGTAGGTACGTTTCAAGCCCCTGGCCGGACAGAATTGAAATATTAGATATAGTGAAAGAAAATGAAAGCAAATTCTCGGTTTTCGGAGAAATTGTGGAAATAACCAGCGTCCCCGGTGAGGAGTGGAGAACGATGATTAAAGCAACCGTTGAAAAAATTGAGGGTAAGTGGCTAATTACGGGGATAGAGGCTCAAGAAAATAAAAATAATGCACCGGATGATAAGCAAATTATATTAAATGCACTGGAAAATGCAAAATTTGTAAGACTTTTGGCGGTGGACGCCCAAAAAGAGATTATGCTAAGAAAAGAGCAAATAAACGAACTTAAAAACGCCTTTTTAATGTCAAAGGCAAAGATAGACGAGGAATATCCCGGAGGAGCCCTTGTATCGGAATTTCCCGACTACCAGCTGCAGTTGGACGATGTTCACATATATTTTATAAATAAGAATCAATTTGCGGTAAGCGGAAAAACTTTTAGTGTCTACAATACGGGTGGGGAAATCTGGGAAGCATTGACAAAAATTTTGCCCGTTGGACGGATTGATAATAAAGAGGTCATATCCTACCTTTTTAATGCTCAAAGGGTAGAAGTAGCATCGAGTAAGGATAAATTGATAGAGGGAGACTATACCGCAAGGAAAAACCATTTTGTGAGGATATTAAGGGATGGGAAATTGAAAGGGAATGGAATTGGTACCGGGATGAGGCCGGAAATGATTGTGAAATTTTATATAGATGACGATGCAATTGATGTTGAAATATTTGAAGATGGATTTAAATATCAAAACAAATATTATTATAAGCCAGGTTTGTTAAAGGAAATAGAAAACATGTTATTTGCGGGGTGA
- a CDS encoding RNA polymerase sigma factor, translating into MENFDLFESLYRSYFSKAYRAAFLVAQDENIAHDSVQEAFLAACEILKKSPINLSRFQALVCAIATKKAINFIRNKSKYVLIDESFMDTIVSLNTNLEVSPDTITDAENRMDLDYALKQLNPIYRQILVLKYYNDLSENEISKYLGVPVGTVKSRLYRARMFLRNFFREQNEGAGCDEKG; encoded by the coding sequence ATGGAAAATTTTGACCTTTTCGAGAGTCTCTACCGCAGTTATTTTTCAAAAGCTTACAGGGCGGCTTTCTTGGTCGCTCAGGACGAAAATATCGCTCATGATTCCGTCCAAGAGGCTTTTTTAGCTGCCTGCGAAATATTGAAAAAAAGCCCTATTAACCTTTCCCGCTTCCAGGCGCTGGTCTGCGCTATCGCTACCAAAAAAGCCATCAACTTTATCCGAAATAAATCAAAGTATGTGCTCATAGATGAGAGCTTTATGGATACGATAGTTTCTCTGAATACCAATCTGGAAGTTTCGCCCGATACAATTACGGATGCCGAAAACAGGATGGATCTGGATTATGCTTTAAAGCAGCTCAATCCAATTTACAGGCAGATCTTAGTATTGAAGTACTATAACGACCTTTCAGAAAATGAAATATCTAAGTATCTCGGTGTACCAGTGGGAACCGTCAAAAGCAGGCTTTATCGCGCAAGGATGTTTTTGAGGAATTTTTTTAGAGAACAAAATGAAGGGGCAGGATGCGATGAAAAAGGATAA
- a CDS encoding HAMP domain-containing sensor histidine kinase has translation MMEKKPLKTQFVISFILILVFSFIATIATYFFGFVLYKKIEYKNMYPANYFEKKIPEIEEHIRKSGVSILSREGRAALEKIIPTEGISYQVMDKFGRRIYGTDEGLIIGDKDQLCRKINTTFSLKGKYIRLVPIIDQEGKIAGAVSLSYSLVPTYRSLFDKIWISFIFFAVIFSPFFYLILCTWMFSRIFYKNIVKPLNLLIQASEKIGEKNLDFFIDYDAPNELGRLCKAFNEMRGELEKSLILQWRMEQQRQEMLEALAHDLKTPASIIKGYAEALMEGDQQNSDKICRYLNIIKENTDKITTFVNKIRYVSELEFSDFNLEPEPVDIKVFILKKEEGYRLLSQKKNIKIYTNVCDTRHREALCLIDKEKLERILDNIVTNSIRFTPNSGRINIDVTIKDDRLYFLICDTGKGFSPKDLVHIFDRFYRGDSARNSEGEHMGLGLYIARKLVEAHGGTIKAFNRSEGGACVAFDISVCRN, from the coding sequence ATGATGGAAAAAAAGCCTTTAAAGACTCAATTTGTTATCAGTTTCATACTCATACTTGTATTCAGTTTTATCGCCACCATAGCCACATATTTTTTCGGCTTTGTATTGTATAAAAAAATCGAATACAAAAACATGTACCCGGCCAATTATTTTGAGAAAAAAATTCCCGAAATAGAGGAACATATAAGAAAAAGCGGTGTGTCAATCTTAAGCCGCGAAGGTCGAGCGGCTCTTGAGAAAATCATTCCCACCGAAGGTATCTCCTACCAGGTTATGGATAAATTTGGTCGTCGGATTTACGGAACGGATGAAGGGCTAATCATTGGGGATAAGGATCAGCTATGCAGGAAAATAAACACCACTTTTAGCTTAAAGGGAAAGTACATCCGGTTAGTGCCGATAATTGACCAGGAAGGGAAAATAGCGGGAGCCGTATCCCTTTCCTACTCGCTGGTGCCTACTTACCGCAGCCTATTTGATAAAATATGGATTTCCTTTATATTTTTCGCCGTCATATTTTCTCCGTTTTTTTATTTAATCCTTTGCACCTGGATGTTTTCAAGGATCTTTTACAAAAATATTGTAAAACCTTTAAATCTGCTCATACAGGCGTCGGAGAAAATAGGTGAGAAAAACCTGGATTTCTTCATTGACTATGACGCACCTAACGAACTGGGGCGACTCTGTAAAGCATTTAATGAGATGAGGGGCGAGCTTGAAAAATCGCTGATTTTACAGTGGAGGATGGAGCAGCAGAGGCAGGAAATGCTGGAAGCACTGGCCCATGACCTTAAAACACCGGCTTCCATAATTAAGGGGTATGCAGAAGCCCTTATGGAAGGTGACCAGCAAAACAGTGACAAGATTTGCAGATATTTAAACATAATTAAGGAAAATACTGATAAGATTACAACTTTTGTTAATAAAATAAGGTATGTTTCTGAACTGGAATTTTCTGATTTTAATCTGGAACCCGAACCGGTTGACATAAAAGTCTTTATACTAAAGAAAGAGGAAGGTTACAGGCTGCTTTCCCAAAAGAAAAATATCAAAATTTATACAAACGTATGCGATACAAGGCATCGTGAGGCATTATGCCTGATAGATAAAGAAAAGCTTGAAAGAATACTTGACAATATAGTTACAAACAGTATTCGCTTTACTCCGAATTCTGGACGCATTAACATTGATGTGACGATAAAAGACGACAGATTATATTTTCTGATTTGCGATACCGGAAAAGGCTTTAGTCCCAAAGATTTGGTACATATCTTCGATAGATTTTATAGAGGTGATAGTGCACGAAATTCAGAGGGCGAACACATGGGCCTCGGGCTCTATATTGCCAGAAAACTCGTGGAAGCGCACGGAGGTACCATAAAGGCTTTTAACCGCTCAGAAGGCGGTGCCTGTGTAGCCTTTGACATATCAGTTTGCCGTAATTGA
- a CDS encoding lantibiotic immunity ABC transporter MutE/EpiE family permease subunit, with the protein MIAIIQAEYLKYRRTFSRRLVTSGPLIFILIALLQKLFIPDGFIKTWQLLLSQFYNWWAVVFIPIGTALFAALVQLQEKRAGNYWSLYTRDISLPALWTAKVLVMAMHTGLVTAVLILATFLSGLFIAEENIPRFKILAGGFILWVSSLDLIPLQLWVALKKGAVASAALGFLGLIAGVLAAPKTYWIFVPWSRPIRLMCPIIGVHPNGIFLKPGDPLLNSSVILPGIASAIVSFAIFTILTAIWFNKKEVW; encoded by the coding sequence ATGATCGCCATAATACAAGCCGAATATCTCAAATACAGAAGGACGTTTTCAAGGCGCCTCGTAACATCGGGACCGCTGATTTTTATATTGATCGCACTGCTCCAGAAATTATTTATACCTGACGGCTTTATAAAAACGTGGCAGCTGCTTCTCAGCCAGTTTTACAACTGGTGGGCGGTGGTATTTATACCCATAGGCACTGCCCTGTTTGCCGCGCTGGTGCAGCTTCAGGAAAAAAGGGCGGGCAATTACTGGAGCCTGTACACCCGCGATATTTCGCTGCCGGCCCTATGGACAGCCAAGGTTCTAGTGATGGCTATGCATACAGGGCTTGTCACAGCGGTCCTCATTTTGGCCACCTTTTTATCGGGACTCTTTATAGCAGAAGAAAACATACCAAGGTTTAAAATTTTAGCGGGCGGTTTTATACTTTGGGTAAGCTCCCTGGACTTGATACCGCTGCAGCTATGGGTGGCCTTGAAAAAGGGCGCCGTTGCTAGCGCGGCTCTGGGATTTTTGGGCTTAATAGCAGGAGTTTTGGCAGCGCCTAAAACTTACTGGATATTTGTGCCGTGGAGTCGCCCCATACGTCTGATGTGCCCCATAATAGGGGTTCACCCCAATGGCATATTTTTAAAACCGGGGGATCCGCTTTTAAACTCCTCGGTGATACTTCCAGGGATAGCTTCGGCAATTGTATCTTTTGCCATCTTCACAATCTTGACGGCCATATGGTTTAATAAAAAGGAAGTGTGGTGA
- a CDS encoding lantibiotic protection ABC transporter ATP-binding protein has translation MAEYILETRNLRKYYRRQLVVKDVSLRVPAGSIYGLIGPNGSGKSTILKLLTGLLHPDGGEIIVFGEPWQRKHLAHIGALIESPAIYGNLTAAENLLIHTKLMGLPGGVIDEVLGTVGLKDAGKKLASQFSLGMKQRLGIAIALLGEPKLLILDEPTNGIDPVGIQELRGLIRSLSKRGITVILSSHILKEVSQVVDYIGIISDGRLKYQGKINPDEDLESLFMEVLNIEEDKK, from the coding sequence TTGGCAGAGTATATTCTTGAAACCAGAAATCTTAGAAAATACTACCGGAGGCAGTTAGTGGTTAAAGATGTCTCGCTGCGCGTTCCGGCAGGGTCTATATACGGTCTCATCGGTCCTAATGGTTCGGGAAAATCAACGATTTTAAAGCTGCTGACGGGTTTGTTGCATCCCGATGGGGGAGAAATAATTGTCTTCGGTGAGCCCTGGCAGAGAAAGCACCTGGCGCATATCGGAGCGTTAATAGAATCTCCGGCCATTTACGGGAACCTCACTGCCGCGGAAAACCTTCTGATTCACACCAAATTGATGGGATTGCCCGGGGGCGTTATAGATGAAGTGCTGGGCACGGTTGGTTTAAAAGATGCCGGCAAAAAATTGGCGTCTCAGTTTTCATTGGGAATGAAACAGCGCTTAGGCATAGCAATAGCCTTGTTGGGAGAGCCAAAGCTGTTAATTCTCGATGAGCCAACCAATGGCATCGACCCCGTCGGAATTCAAGAACTTAGGGGATTGATCCGCTCGCTTTCAAAAAGGGGTATCACGGTGATTCTGTCAAGTCATATACTGAAGGAAGTATCGCAGGTTGTAGATTATATAGGAATTATCAGCGACGGTCGGTTGAAATATCAGGGGAAGATCAACCCTGACGAAGACCTCGAGTCCCTTTTTATGGAAGTTTTAAACATCGAGGAGGATAAAAAATGA
- a CDS encoding response regulator transcription factor, giving the protein MSRILIIDDEEELVSLLKDSLEKKGHTVWTALNGEEGIKKARQQPDLIILDIMMPEVDGFDVCRCIRDEVLCPIIFLSAKQSETDRIKGLALGGDDYVVKPFSLGELTARIEAHLRRENRALYLNTCGRRPMINFKNLTVDLKERQVRINGNLIALTKREFDIVELLSLHPGQVFSKDQIYEKIWGYDAEGDSSTVAEHVKNIRAKFAKAEPNIEYISTVWGIGYRWEKIR; this is encoded by the coding sequence TTGAGCAGAATACTCATAATCGATGATGAAGAAGAGCTGGTCAGCCTTTTAAAGGATTCTCTGGAAAAAAAGGGTCACACGGTGTGGACGGCTTTAAATGGAGAAGAAGGCATTAAAAAAGCTCGACAACAGCCGGACTTAATTATACTGGATATCATGATGCCGGAGGTGGATGGATTCGATGTCTGCAGGTGTATCAGGGATGAGGTTTTGTGCCCCATTATTTTTCTAAGCGCTAAGCAGTCGGAAACCGACAGGATTAAGGGTCTTGCGCTGGGAGGAGATGATTATGTGGTAAAACCCTTCAGTCTGGGCGAGCTTACGGCAAGGATTGAAGCCCACCTCCGGAGGGAAAATAGGGCTTTATACCTGAATACCTGCGGGAGAAGGCCAATGATCAACTTTAAAAATCTCACGGTAGATTTGAAGGAACGGCAGGTAAGGATAAACGGGAATTTGATTGCGCTCACAAAAAGGGAGTTTGATATTGTAGAGCTATTATCCCTGCACCCCGGCCAGGTATTTTCAAAAGATCAGATCTATGAAAAGATCTGGGGTTATGATGCAGAAGGGGATTCCTCCACCGTAGCGGAGCACGTGAAAAATATAAGGGCAAAGTTTGCCAAAGCCGAGCCAAACATCGAATATATTTCTACTGTTTGGGGGATCGGCTACAGGTGGGAGAAAATAAGATGA
- a CDS encoding DUF4367 domain-containing protein yields the protein MKKDKDAFDLYLSKKIKEYAEDIPLPKHIEDEIWVRIKRELEAQKNKKIAIKKRIVSVAFVLIVFFMGVYTGIAGKEATADSKFFKIVREYLNNIMTISGKTVSENYGTAKDFILSIDEVQKNVGFQIAVPEYLPEGYGFHGAKISGGEKASVALIYRKGTEGEELRIEQFSVARETAFSHNFRTNDAEVKDLSIKGSEATLIHFKKSGLRQLLYEKGSIYFIITGRLSEEDIIRVAESMRP from the coding sequence ATGAAAAAGGATAAGGACGCTTTCGACCTTTATCTGTCTAAAAAAATAAAGGAGTACGCTGAAGACATCCCACTTCCGAAACATATCGAAGATGAAATTTGGGTCAGAATAAAAAGAGAATTAGAAGCTCAAAAGAACAAAAAGATAGCCATTAAAAAAAGAATTGTAAGTGTGGCTTTTGTTCTAATAGTTTTTTTCATGGGTGTCTATACGGGAATTGCCGGAAAGGAAGCCACGGCTGATTCAAAGTTTTTCAAAATTGTCAGGGAATACTTGAATAATATAATGACCATTTCAGGAAAGACGGTCTCAGAAAATTACGGAACAGCGAAAGATTTTATTCTCTCCATTGATGAAGTGCAGAAAAATGTGGGTTTTCAAATCGCAGTCCCGGAATACCTCCCGGAGGGATACGGTTTCCACGGCGCGAAGATTTCCGGTGGGGAGAAGGCTTCTGTTGCTTTGATTTATAGAAAAGGAACAGAAGGTGAGGAGCTTAGAATTGAACAATTTTCTGTAGCACGGGAAACGGCCTTTTCTCATAATTTCCGGACAAATGATGCAGAAGTGAAAGACCTCAGCATAAAGGGCTCTGAAGCCACACTCATTCATTTCAAAAAAAGCGGCTTAAGGCAGCTTTTATACGAAAAGGGCTCGATTTATTTTATAATCACCGGGAGATTAAGCGAAGAGGATATAATCAGGGTAGCTGAAAGCATGAGGCCTTAG
- a CDS encoding BlaI/MecI/CopY family transcriptional regulator, whose translation MKEFPQISEAELEVMKVLWELKQATSSQIIEKLTKVKVWKPKTIQTLLNRLVAKGAVKAEKLSSKAFVYSPIIDETEYKAFASRSFLDKVFNGSLSLMVTSFVRGQKLSVEEIERLKKLLEDEVTK comes from the coding sequence ATGAAAGAATTTCCGCAAATCTCCGAAGCCGAGTTGGAGGTAATGAAGGTTTTATGGGAATTAAAGCAGGCCACAAGCTCTCAGATTATAGAAAAATTGACTAAGGTTAAGGTATGGAAACCCAAGACAATTCAAACACTTCTTAATCGCTTGGTAGCAAAAGGAGCCGTCAAAGCAGAAAAACTATCGAGCAAAGCCTTTGTATATTCACCTATTATAGATGAGACCGAGTATAAAGCCTTTGCCAGCCGTTCATTTTTGGATAAAGTTTTTAACGGTTCTTTGAGCCTTATGGTTACCAGTTTCGTCAGGGGACAAAAGTTATCGGTGGAGGAGATAGAAAGGTTAAAGAAACTTTTGGAAGATGAGGTGACAAAATGA
- a CDS encoding lantibiotic immunity ABC transporter MutG family permease subunit has product MGRVSFLNLLSAEWLKTKRTPVRWLSFLTPVAFSVLLTWYFSLKKVTPYIQAEIYQAFFEVWAAVVIPAKAGIISGIMVNQEELAGDFNGFLGSKLPRNRLYLGKLATITLFSMTSIMIGMVTLLIGIRYVLNIHVNGIIFIMAAFILQLSAMPLFAFHIWIGFARGMGVSCGLGGAGVLIASLMASSLGDTVWPLVPWAWPMRLSMLPGIYLPGVILPPHFKSLRFILEQSLKGIIPVAVFFTIMLVGGLVWFNKWECEKTYD; this is encoded by the coding sequence ATGGGTAGGGTTTCTTTTTTAAACTTACTATCGGCCGAGTGGTTGAAAACAAAGCGCACTCCGGTAAGATGGCTGTCGTTCTTAACTCCGGTTGCCTTTTCGGTATTATTGACATGGTATTTTTCGCTGAAAAAAGTTACTCCTTATATTCAAGCCGAAATTTATCAGGCTTTCTTTGAAGTATGGGCTGCGGTGGTTATCCCGGCGAAAGCCGGCATTATTTCGGGGATTATGGTAAATCAAGAAGAACTGGCAGGGGATTTTAACGGTTTTTTGGGTAGCAAACTGCCCCGAAACAGACTTTACCTTGGGAAACTGGCAACGATTACCTTATTTTCGATGACGAGTATCATGATCGGGATGGTAACGCTTTTAATCGGTATAAGATATGTGTTGAATATTCACGTTAATGGGATTATCTTCATTATGGCTGCCTTTATATTGCAGCTTAGTGCCATGCCACTGTTTGCTTTTCATATCTGGATTGGCTTTGCCCGGGGTATGGGTGTATCTTGCGGCCTCGGCGGCGCCGGCGTCCTTATAGCTTCTCTAATGGCCTCGAGCCTTGGAGATACGGTGTGGCCGTTAGTTCCATGGGCATGGCCGATGCGCCTGTCCATGCTTCCCGGGATTTATTTGCCCGGTGTGATACTACCACCTCATTTTAAATCTTTACGGTTTATCCTTGAACAGAGCCTGAAAGGTATAATTCCCGTTGCGGTTTTCTTTACGATAATGCTGGTGGGGGGATTGGTGTGGTTTAATAAATGGGAATGCGAAAAGACTTACGATTGA